In one window of Paenarthrobacter nicotinovorans DNA:
- a CDS encoding TetR/AcrR family transcriptional regulator, with the protein MPVTSKPLGRRERNKQEKLDRITAAASELFAQYGVEEVTTQQIADKADIGTGTLFLYAKTKGELLLLVQNANYAAALERGRAAAEETPGALDAVMSIVKPIVECNRTQVDNGRFYLREMVFGDPTEPHHSAALAIVGETEEAIATVFTREGLADAQDAATTARVVSAVMFMTMAASDNTGIDIEALVQDIRTQIRLLIPR; encoded by the coding sequence TTGCCTGTCACATCCAAGCCTCTCGGACGGCGCGAGCGGAACAAGCAGGAGAAGCTGGACCGGATCACCGCCGCAGCCTCTGAACTCTTCGCCCAATATGGGGTGGAGGAGGTCACCACCCAGCAGATCGCCGACAAAGCGGACATCGGCACCGGAACCCTGTTCCTCTACGCCAAAACCAAAGGCGAACTGCTCCTCCTCGTTCAGAACGCCAACTACGCCGCAGCCCTCGAACGCGGCCGGGCCGCAGCGGAAGAAACTCCCGGCGCCCTGGATGCGGTGATGTCCATCGTGAAGCCGATCGTGGAGTGCAACCGAACCCAGGTCGACAACGGACGCTTCTACCTGCGCGAAATGGTATTCGGAGACCCCACAGAGCCGCACCACAGCGCAGCCCTGGCGATCGTTGGGGAAACCGAGGAAGCCATCGCCACCGTATTCACCCGGGAAGGACTGGCTGATGCCCAAGACGCCGCGACGACAGCACGGGTTGTGTCTGCGGTCATGTTCATGACCATGGCAGCAAGTGACAACACCGGCATTGACATCGAGGCCCTGGTGCAGGACATCAGGACCCAGATTCGGCTGTTGATACCACGCTGA